A segment of the Geoanaerobacter pelophilus genome:
GACAGCAGACCCGCTCCTTCTGTTATGTCTCGGACCTGGTGGATGGCATGGTCCGGATGATGAACTGCCAGGGATTTATCGGCCCGGTCAATATCGGAAACCCTACGGAAACCACCATCCTTGAGTTTGCCGAGCGGATCATCTCGCTTACCGGCTCGAAGTCCAGGATAGTGTTCAAGCCGCTCCCGGCAGACGATCCGCAGCAGCGGCAGCCGAACATCGGCCTTGCCATAGATAAGCTGGGGTGGCAGCCTCATGTCGCTGTCGAAGACGGGCTCAGAAAGACTATCGAGTATTTCGCTGCAATTATTAAAAACAACTGACGTCAATAGAGGTTCCCATGCGCAGTCGGCTCTACCTGATACCGGCCGCGGTCATTCTGTTTCTTCTCTTCTTCACTGTGTTTGGTGAACGCGGACTTTTACGGATTTATGAGCTGAACCGGGAAAAGCAGGAGATAGCCCGGCGCAGCGAGGCGTTACGAGTTGAGAACGACAACCTGAAACGCGAGATCGAAGCGCTCAAAAGCGACCGGCGCTACCTGGAAAGCATCGCCCGCAAGGACTTCGGCCTGGTACGGCCCAACGAAATCGTTTACCAGTTCCATCAATACTCGTCGGTAAAGAAGCGCTGAGACAATGGAGACGGTATGAGTAATGACGGCAAATTGCAATGTTGCGTGGTCTGTGCCTGGCGGGCCAACTGCGCCAAGAAGTTTTCTGTTCCGGACGGTGGTGC
Coding sequences within it:
- a CDS encoding FtsB family cell division protein, with protein sequence MRSRLYLIPAAVILFLLFFTVFGERGLLRIYELNREKQEIARRSEALRVENDNLKREIEALKSDRRYLESIARKDFGLVRPNEIVYQFHQYSSVKKR